Proteins from a genomic interval of Geodermatophilus obscurus DSM 43160:
- a CDS encoding peptidylprolyl isomerase, translated as MSRRLHAAAGLAGALLALTACGDSSAEGGQDGANGSGAGGTAASGTVTCEWGEGSSANPYLTEVAPPEDVVPAAGTTDLLMTTNLGELTVTLDRAATPCAAASLVHLTEQDYFDDTPCHREVDSQGLQVLQCGDPTGTGAGGPTYTSPTEVTGEETYPRGTVAMANSGQGFDGSQFFLVWGDSRLPPSYTVVGTVDEAGLEVLDQVAANGNDGSLDPSPGGGAPNVPVTIESVTVAG; from the coding sequence GTGAGCCGGCGCCTGCACGCGGCGGCCGGCCTGGCCGGGGCGCTGCTCGCGCTGACCGCCTGCGGCGACTCCTCCGCCGAGGGCGGGCAGGACGGCGCCAACGGCTCGGGTGCCGGCGGAACGGCGGCATCCGGCACGGTGACCTGCGAGTGGGGCGAGGGCTCCTCGGCCAACCCCTACCTCACGGAGGTGGCCCCACCGGAGGACGTCGTCCCCGCCGCCGGCACCACCGACCTGCTGATGACGACCAACCTGGGCGAGCTCACCGTCACCCTGGACCGGGCGGCCACCCCGTGCGCCGCCGCCAGCCTGGTGCACCTCACCGAGCAGGACTACTTCGACGACACCCCCTGCCACCGCGAGGTCGACAGCCAGGGGCTGCAGGTACTGCAGTGCGGCGACCCGACCGGCACCGGTGCGGGTGGGCCGACCTACACCTCGCCGACCGAGGTGACCGGCGAGGAGACCTACCCGCGCGGCACCGTCGCGATGGCCAACAGCGGTCAGGGCTTCGACGGCAGCCAGTTCTTCCTGGTGTGGGGCGACAGCCGGCTGCCGCCGTCCTACACCGTCGTGGGCACCGTCGACGAGGCCGGGCTCGAGGTGCTCGACCAGGTCGCGGCCAACGGCAACGACGGCTCGCTGGACCCGAGCCCGGGAGGCGGCGCCCCGAACGTCCCGGTGACCATCGAGTCCGTCACCGTCGCCGGCTGA
- a CDS encoding methyltransferase domain-containing protein, translating to MSPGEDDRYAGFPPGFFDRADDRADGVFYTPSRLVTHIDDAAIAAVGDLYAELSIDGSAPGPRRVLDLMSSWVSHFRTPPSELVVLGMNADELAANPAATERVVHDLNADPRVPLPDADVDAVVCCVSIDYLTRPIEVLADVGRVLRPGGPLAISFSNRCFPTKAVRGWLATDDDQHGRVVAELVRRTGLFDEPQVELRTPWGVGDPLYAMTATRLAAG from the coding sequence ATGTCACCGGGCGAGGACGACCGCTACGCGGGCTTCCCGCCGGGCTTCTTCGACCGCGCCGACGACCGTGCGGACGGGGTCTTCTACACCCCGAGCCGGCTCGTGACGCACATCGACGACGCCGCGATCGCCGCGGTGGGCGACCTCTACGCCGAGCTGTCCATCGACGGGTCCGCGCCCGGACCCCGGCGGGTGCTCGACCTGATGTCGTCGTGGGTCTCGCACTTCCGGACGCCGCCGTCGGAGCTCGTCGTGCTCGGCATGAACGCCGACGAGCTGGCGGCCAACCCGGCGGCCACGGAGCGGGTGGTGCACGACCTCAACGCCGACCCGCGGGTCCCGCTCCCCGACGCCGACGTCGACGCGGTCGTCTGCTGCGTGTCGATCGACTACCTGACCCGGCCCATCGAGGTGCTGGCCGACGTCGGGCGCGTGCTGCGACCCGGCGGCCCGCTGGCGATCAGCTTCTCCAACCGGTGCTTCCCCACCAAGGCCGTCCGCGGCTGGCTGGCCACCGACGACGACCAGCACGGCCGGGTCGTCGCCGAGCTGGTCCGCCGTACGGGCCTGTTCGACGAGCCGCAGGTCGAGCTGCGAACGCCGTGGGGCGTCGGTGACCCGCTGTACGCGATGACCGCCACCCGGCTGGCGGCAGGCTGA